One genomic window of Micrococcus flavus includes the following:
- the polA gene encoding DNA polymerase I, producing the protein MGETRIAEPRPRLLVLDGHSMAFRAFYALPAENFTTDTGQHTNAVYGFTSMLLTMIRQQAPTHVAVAFDLAGPIFRSAEYGEYKAGRSETPEEFAGQIELTVKVLDALGIPTLTKEDYEADDIVATLSAQAEAAGWDVCVVSGDRDAFQLISDSTTVLYPTRGVSEVPAMTAETVKAKYGVWPAQYPELAALVGESADNLPGVPGVGPGFAAKWLDRYGDLDGVLAHADEITGKKGEALRAHLDDVRRNRRLNALVRDLELDVALEAMELTMPAREPVEELFDALQFNRIRERVFEVFAERLGSQAPAAAVEAAPEPVVATTAAQLRDFLAAHAGALLGLHVAVDGPDLLPKRKVPVPGTFGTPVGVALAAEDAAVYVDLDVADPDEELMTALRGVLADAGTDKAVHDLKRVLKALAAPTRPTALGPDAALEGVVDDVALSAYLIQPDRRDVDLAALAQAHLGTPLEAPEEAPAEQDAQGAFDLDGGQETAARAARAARTARAAWIVRRLSVESTPQVLDRGAQRLLQEMEIPLARLLARMELTGIAVDGDILDGLHADFTERAQAAKDSAWASVAEATGGMQVNLGSPKQLQEVLFEHLDMPRTRKTKTGYSTDVDSLQDLLEKTEHPFLENLMAHRDATKLKQTVEGLRETVAGDGRIHTTYSQTAAATGRLSSLHPNLQNIPVRTEAGRRIREVFVAGEVEGEEAVLLSADYSQIEMRIMAHLSEDEGLIQAFRDGEDLHSFVGSQVFGVDPDDVTAEQRAKVKAMSYGLAYGLSSFGLSKQLKISVDEARGLMKGYFDRFGGVRDYLRDVVAQARKDGFTSTIEGRRRYLPDLSSDNRQLRDMAERAALNAPIQGSAADIIKRAMLDVQAGLVEHGLASRLLLQVHDELILEVPGHELERATALLKERMGRAAELSVPLDVHVGHGRSWHDAAH; encoded by the coding sequence ATGGGTGAGACCCGCATCGCCGAGCCCCGTCCGCGCCTGCTGGTGCTGGACGGCCATTCGATGGCCTTCCGCGCGTTCTACGCGCTGCCGGCCGAGAACTTCACGACGGACACCGGCCAGCACACGAACGCGGTGTACGGGTTCACGTCCATGCTGCTGACCATGATCCGCCAGCAGGCGCCCACCCACGTGGCCGTGGCGTTCGACCTCGCCGGTCCCATCTTCCGCTCCGCCGAGTACGGGGAGTACAAGGCCGGCCGCTCCGAGACCCCCGAGGAGTTCGCCGGGCAGATCGAGCTCACGGTCAAGGTGCTGGACGCCCTCGGCATCCCCACCCTCACCAAGGAGGACTACGAGGCCGACGACATCGTCGCCACCCTGTCCGCGCAGGCCGAGGCCGCCGGCTGGGACGTGTGCGTCGTCTCGGGGGACCGGGACGCCTTCCAGCTGATCTCGGACTCCACCACGGTGCTCTACCCCACGCGAGGGGTCTCGGAGGTGCCCGCCATGACGGCCGAGACCGTCAAGGCGAAGTACGGGGTGTGGCCCGCGCAGTACCCCGAGCTGGCCGCGCTCGTGGGGGAGTCCGCGGACAACCTGCCCGGCGTGCCCGGCGTCGGGCCCGGGTTCGCCGCCAAGTGGCTGGACAGGTACGGGGACCTGGACGGCGTCCTCGCCCACGCGGACGAGATCACCGGCAAGAAGGGCGAGGCCCTGCGCGCCCACCTCGACGACGTCCGCCGCAACCGCCGCCTGAACGCGCTCGTGCGCGACCTCGAGCTGGACGTCGCCCTTGAGGCCATGGAGCTGACCATGCCCGCGCGCGAGCCGGTGGAGGAGCTCTTCGACGCGCTCCAGTTCAACCGCATCCGCGAGCGCGTCTTCGAGGTGTTCGCCGAGCGGCTCGGCTCCCAGGCCCCCGCCGCCGCGGTGGAGGCCGCCCCCGAGCCGGTCGTCGCGACGACGGCGGCGCAGCTCCGCGACTTCCTCGCCGCCCACGCCGGCGCCCTGCTCGGCCTGCACGTGGCCGTGGACGGGCCCGACCTGCTGCCCAAGCGCAAGGTGCCCGTGCCCGGCACCTTCGGTACGCCCGTCGGGGTGGCGCTCGCCGCCGAGGACGCCGCCGTGTACGTGGACCTGGACGTCGCCGACCCGGACGAGGAGCTGATGACCGCCCTGCGCGGCGTCCTCGCCGACGCCGGCACGGACAAGGCCGTCCACGACCTCAAGCGGGTCCTCAAGGCGCTCGCCGCCCCCACCCGGCCCACCGCCCTGGGCCCGGACGCCGCCCTCGAGGGCGTGGTGGACGACGTCGCCCTGTCCGCGTACCTCATCCAGCCCGACCGGCGGGACGTCGACCTCGCCGCCCTGGCCCAGGCGCACCTGGGCACCCCCCTCGAGGCCCCCGAGGAGGCCCCGGCCGAGCAGGACGCCCAGGGCGCGTTCGACCTCGACGGCGGACAGGAGACCGCGGCGCGCGCGGCCCGCGCCGCCCGGACCGCCCGCGCCGCGTGGATCGTCCGCCGGCTCTCCGTCGAGTCCACCCCGCAGGTCCTCGACCGCGGCGCGCAGCGGCTCCTGCAGGAGATGGAGATCCCGCTCGCCCGGCTGCTGGCCCGCATGGAGCTGACCGGCATCGCCGTGGACGGCGACATCCTGGACGGGCTCCACGCCGACTTCACCGAGCGCGCCCAGGCCGCCAAGGACTCCGCGTGGGCGTCCGTGGCCGAGGCCACCGGCGGCATGCAGGTCAACCTCGGCTCGCCCAAGCAGCTCCAGGAGGTGCTCTTCGAGCACCTCGACATGCCCCGGACCCGCAAGACCAAGACCGGGTACTCGACGGACGTGGATTCCCTCCAGGACCTGCTGGAGAAGACCGAGCACCCGTTCCTCGAGAACCTCATGGCGCACCGCGACGCCACCAAGCTCAAGCAGACCGTCGAGGGCCTGCGCGAGACCGTGGCCGGCGACGGGCGCATCCACACCACGTACTCGCAGACCGCCGCCGCCACCGGGCGCCTGTCCTCCCTGCACCCCAACCTGCAGAACATCCCCGTGCGCACGGAGGCCGGCCGGCGCATCCGCGAGGTGTTCGTCGCCGGTGAGGTCGAGGGGGAGGAGGCCGTGCTCCTCTCGGCCGACTACTCCCAGATCGAGATGCGCATCATGGCGCACCTGTCCGAGGACGAGGGGCTGATCCAGGCCTTCCGGGACGGCGAGGACCTGCACTCGTTCGTCGGCTCGCAGGTGTTCGGGGTGGACCCGGACGACGTCACCGCCGAGCAGCGCGCCAAGGTGAAGGCGATGAGCTACGGCCTGGCCTACGGGCTGTCCTCCTTCGGCCTGTCCAAGCAGTTGAAGATCTCGGTGGACGAGGCGCGCGGCCTCATGAAGGGCTACTTCGACCGCTTCGGCGGCGTGCGGGACTACCTGCGCGACGTCGTCGCCCAGGCCCGGAAGGACGGCTTCACCTCCACGATCGAGGGGCGCCGCCGGTACCTGCCGGACCTCAGCTCGGACAACCGGCAGCTGCGGGACATGGCCGAGCGGGCCGCGCTCAACGCGCCCATCCAGGGCTCGGCGGCGGACATCATCAAGCGCGCCATGCTGGACGTGCAGGCCGGCCTCGTCGAGCACGGGCTGGCCTCCCGATTGCTCCTGCAGGTGCACGACGAGCTCATCCTGGAGGTGCCCGGCCACGAGCTGGAGCGGGCGACCGCCCTGCTGAAGGAGCGCATGGGCCGGGCCGCCGAGCTGTCCGTGCCCCTCGACGTGCACGTCGGACACGGCAGGAGCTGGCATGACGCCGCCCACTGA
- a CDS encoding cation:proton antiporter encodes MDAILTVVGSVLVVIGALVFVTAGLGLVRFPDPYTRISAVGTAGGVGMILIVVGALLLAPGVAALVKVALIVVLQLGSASVATMALGRSAYLTGVPMSPGHYDELAEDTPGREGGRPAPRLPDMD; translated from the coding sequence GTGGACGCCATCCTGACCGTCGTCGGATCCGTGCTCGTGGTGATCGGAGCCCTGGTGTTCGTCACCGCGGGGCTGGGCCTGGTCCGGTTCCCCGACCCCTACACCCGCATCTCCGCCGTCGGCACGGCCGGCGGCGTCGGGATGATCCTCATCGTGGTGGGCGCCCTCCTGCTCGCCCCGGGCGTCGCCGCGCTCGTGAAGGTCGCGCTGATCGTGGTGCTGCAGCTCGGGTCGGCGTCCGTCGCCACCATGGCCCTGGGCCGCTCGGCCTACCTCACCGGGGTGCCCATGAGTCCCGGCCACTACGACGAGCTCGCCGAGGACACCCCCGGCCGCGAGGGCGGCCGGCCGGCCCCTCGCCTGCCGGACATGGACTGA
- a CDS encoding hotdog fold thioesterase, giving the protein MTDSPEPDLSPADVLGVLAFHPGVTPVMTEEERDAVASASGLTADLREALGGAGVSPLALKMGIRFVELSAQRAVATMPVAGNEQPMGLLHGGAHLVLAESLGSMAAKIHAGPGRGAVGTEIGATHHRAIRSGLVTGTATAIHLGRTLTTHEIVMTDEQGRRLSTVRMTNMVLSGR; this is encoded by the coding sequence ATGACCGACAGCCCTGAGCCGGACCTCTCGCCCGCCGACGTCCTCGGCGTCCTCGCCTTCCACCCGGGTGTCACGCCCGTGATGACGGAGGAGGAGCGCGACGCCGTCGCCTCCGCCTCCGGCCTGACCGCGGACCTGCGCGAGGCCCTCGGCGGCGCCGGCGTCAGCCCGCTGGCCCTGAAGATGGGCATCCGCTTCGTGGAGCTGTCCGCGCAGCGGGCGGTGGCCACGATGCCGGTGGCCGGCAACGAGCAGCCCATGGGCCTCCTGCACGGCGGCGCCCACCTGGTGCTCGCGGAGTCGCTCGGCTCGATGGCCGCGAAGATCCATGCCGGACCGGGCCGCGGCGCCGTGGGGACGGAGATCGGGGCCACCCACCACCGGGCGATCCGCTCGGGCCTGGTGACCGGCACGGCCACCGCGATCCACCTCGGCCGGACGCTGACCACCCACGAGATCGTCATGACGGACGAGCAGGGGCGGCGGCTGTCCACCGTGCGCATGACGAACATGGTGCTCAGCGGCCGCTGA
- a CDS encoding Na+/H+ antiporter subunit E has protein sequence MATHTHGDGTVDLTAGTASALSWPWRWLVFWCWYAWALVTSSEAVIKDLVTPGDQARSGIARVRSNCRTDAEVTLLSALITLTPGTLTLGTRRAGAVGEEDGDPDARRLLYVHGLYAEDADALRAEIHDMERRMLHAMRKTGVA, from the coding sequence ATGGCCACGCACACCCACGGAGACGGGACCGTCGACCTGACGGCGGGCACGGCGTCCGCCCTGTCCTGGCCCTGGCGCTGGCTCGTGTTCTGGTGCTGGTACGCCTGGGCCCTGGTGACCTCGTCCGAAGCCGTCATCAAGGACCTCGTGACCCCCGGCGACCAGGCCCGGTCGGGCATCGCGCGGGTGCGCAGCAACTGCCGCACGGACGCCGAGGTCACCCTGCTGTCCGCCCTCATCACGCTGACCCCGGGCACGCTGACGCTGGGCACCCGGCGCGCCGGCGCCGTCGGCGAGGAGGACGGCGACCCGGACGCCCGCCGTCTGCTCTACGTCCACGGCCTCTACGCCGAGGACGCCGACGCCCTGCGCGCGGAGATCCACGACATGGAGCGGCGCATGCTCCACGCGATGCGGAAGACGGGGGTGGCGTGA
- a CDS encoding GNAT family N-acetyltransferase has translation MTPPTETRPESAWTAPAPATAEALAAHGLELMRVPSPWETGDADPEAPFDHDRRWADAPAVRRHTAVLQRNFHEVGDPDFALADRFIGVEQGDRRRLSGVYPRQADPARTDPVGTLADFTKRLNMGGGRLLPAWCITEVTVSPTHRRRGILRAMMSESLRRARTAGVPIALLTATEATLYRRFGFGVSTYHRSVWLDATRGLQLRGGRPEGSFRFVEPTASAELIDGLWRRAFEAQAGSVERIRFHAARETDRDPRVDGGRPQGLRAVVSTGPDGVDRGVAVYRVDGSTAELIAEDPVTATVVSLWAADAEAYRALLEFLGNLDLVVRLRLPAVANDRLLEFLVLDESRIYTRGVHHHLWHRILDVAACFEARPYLHEGAVTVTVEDALGHAAGTWEIAASGGVGRVTPAPPEAAELTLDVADLGSVLLGGVKAEMMRAAGILTEHRPGAAADLDTLLRQPRPPYSLTGF, from the coding sequence ATGACGCCGCCCACTGAGACCCGCCCCGAGTCCGCCTGGACCGCCCCCGCCCCCGCCACCGCGGAGGCGCTCGCCGCCCACGGCCTGGAGCTGATGCGTGTGCCCTCCCCGTGGGAGACCGGCGACGCGGACCCCGAGGCCCCGTTCGACCACGACCGCCGCTGGGCGGACGCCCCGGCCGTGCGGCGCCACACCGCCGTGCTGCAGCGCAACTTCCACGAGGTCGGCGACCCGGACTTCGCCCTGGCGGACCGGTTCATCGGCGTGGAGCAGGGCGACCGGCGTCGCCTCAGCGGCGTGTATCCGCGGCAGGCGGACCCCGCACGCACGGACCCCGTGGGCACCCTGGCCGACTTCACGAAGCGCCTGAACATGGGCGGCGGACGCCTTCTGCCTGCCTGGTGCATCACCGAGGTCACCGTCTCGCCCACCCACCGGCGGCGCGGGATCCTGCGCGCCATGATGAGCGAGTCGCTGCGCCGTGCGCGCACGGCCGGGGTGCCCATCGCCCTGCTCACGGCCACCGAGGCCACCCTCTACCGGCGCTTCGGCTTCGGGGTCTCCACCTATCACCGCTCGGTGTGGCTGGACGCGACCCGCGGCCTGCAGCTGCGCGGCGGACGCCCGGAGGGCTCATTCCGGTTCGTGGAGCCGACCGCGTCCGCCGAGCTCATCGACGGGCTGTGGCGTCGGGCCTTCGAGGCCCAGGCCGGCTCCGTGGAGCGGATCCGCTTCCACGCGGCCCGGGAGACGGACCGGGATCCGCGCGTCGACGGCGGCCGGCCGCAGGGCCTGCGCGCCGTCGTCTCCACGGGCCCGGACGGGGTGGACCGGGGTGTGGCGGTGTACCGCGTGGACGGCTCCACGGCCGAGCTGATCGCCGAGGACCCCGTGACGGCCACGGTGGTCTCCTTGTGGGCCGCGGACGCCGAGGCGTACCGGGCGCTGCTGGAGTTCCTGGGGAACCTGGACCTCGTGGTGCGCCTGCGCCTGCCCGCCGTCGCCAACGACCGGCTGCTCGAGTTCCTCGTCCTGGACGAGTCGCGCATCTACACCCGCGGGGTCCACCATCACCTGTGGCACCGGATCCTCGACGTGGCCGCGTGCTTCGAGGCCCGGCCGTACCTGCACGAGGGCGCTGTGACGGTCACCGTCGAGGACGCCCTGGGCCACGCGGCGGGCACGTGGGAGATCGCGGCCTCCGGCGGCGTCGGGCGGGTGACGCCGGCGCCCCCCGAGGCCGCCGAGCTGACCCTGGACGTCGCCGATCTGGGCTCGGTCCTGCTGGGCGGGGTGAAGGCGGAGATGATGCGCGCGGCCGGCATCCTCACCGAGCACCGCCCCGGCGCGGCCGCCGACCTGGACACGCTGCTGCGCCAGCCGCGCCCGCCCTACTCGCTGACCGGCTTCTGA
- a CDS encoding monovalent cation/H+ antiporter complex subunit F, with protein sequence MPFAYDWSLAGIDLAIGLLTVAALVSAYRIVVGPLDADRAVSGDLLTFSALGMLVLFGVRTDNGWTFDLVLIAAIVAFLSGMSLARALTRGKR encoded by the coding sequence ATGCCGTTCGCCTACGACTGGTCCCTCGCGGGGATCGACCTGGCCATCGGGCTGCTGACCGTGGCGGCGCTCGTGTCCGCCTACCGGATCGTGGTGGGACCGCTGGACGCGGACCGCGCCGTGTCCGGCGATCTGCTCACGTTCAGCGCGCTGGGCATGCTGGTGCTCTTCGGCGTGCGCACGGACAACGGGTGGACGTTCGACCTGGTGCTGATCGCGGCCATCGTCGCCTTCCTGTCCGGCATGTCCCTGGCCCGCGCGCTGACGCGCGGCAAGCGTTGA